One part of the Cyprinus carpio isolate SPL01 chromosome B12, ASM1834038v1, whole genome shotgun sequence genome encodes these proteins:
- the LOC109099781 gene encoding hemoglobin subunit alpha-like, which produces MSLSANDKATVKALWAKISPKAEDVGNNAFCRMLYVYPQTKTYFSHWSDLTPGSAPVRKHGKKVIGGIGLAVEKIDDLFAGLLTLSELHAFQLRVDPANFRILSHNILVVLAMLFPDDFTPEAHLAMDKFLARVALALSDKYR; this is translated from the exons ATGAGTCTCTCTGCTAATGATAAAGCAACTGTGAAGGCCCTCTGGGCAAAGATCTCCCCAAAGGCTGAGGATGTCGGCAATAACG CTTTTTGCAGAATGCTCTATGTCTACCCTCAGAccaaaacctacttctctcactgGAGCGACCTGACCCCCGGATCCGCTCCTGTGAGGAAGCACGGAAAGAAGGTAATCGGTGGGATCGGTTTGGCTGTTGAGAAAATCGACGACCTTTTCGCTGGCCTGCTCACTCTTAGCGAGCTGCATGCCTTTCAGCTGAGAGTCGATCCTGCTAACTTCAGG ATCCTGTCCCACAATATTCTTGTGGTGTTGGCCATGCTCTTCCCTGATGACTTCACACCTGAAGCCCACCTGGCCATGGACAAGTTTCTTGCAAGAGTGGCCCTGGCTTTGTCTGACAAATATCGTTAA